Proteins from one Parasteatoda tepidariorum isolate YZ-2023 chromosome 4, CAS_Ptep_4.0, whole genome shotgun sequence genomic window:
- the LOC107442876 gene encoding protein Wnt-2b-A-like (The RefSeq protein has 2 substitutions compared to this genomic sequence), giving the protein MNLIFNSLVTMIVRLKIFLSARIAVVILMAFCCPQGVIGSWWLLSRLQVSSALFDTQMLCGGIPGLARKQREICEQHPDILLSVTKGARIGVSECQAQFRNQRWNCSTLGSGASVFGSHMLKVDSRESAFLYAISSAGVTHAIIRSCSRGEIPNCPCDPLRRGFGFDPTVGGYSWGGCSHISAGVKFARQFIDAREDRRKDARALMNFHNNRAGRKAVQKKTRLQCKCHGVSGSCASRTCWSAQMEFREVGRLLKRKYEGAVQVTMSNQMALVSVDGTKPYTKLDLIYFESSPDFCAINKSLGTLGTGGRRCDRDSKGVEGCAILCCGKGYDTRRELFAEKCSCKFNWCCKVKCKVCREWKDVYTCKHSI; this is encoded by the exons atgaaccttattttcaattttcttgtgACAATGATAGTTAgattgaagatttttttgaGTGCAAGAATAGCTGTTGTAATTTTGATGGCGTTCTGTTGTCCACAAGGTGTAATAGGATCATGGTG gCTCCTAAGCAGACTGCAAGTTTCTTCTGCCCTTTTTGATACTCAGATGCTTTGTGGTGGAATTCCTGGACTTGCCAGAAAACAAAGAGAGATATGTGAACAGCATCCTGACATTCTGTTGAGTGTTACAAAAGGTGCCAGAATAGGAGTTTCTGAATGTCAAGCACAGTTTCGAAATCAGAGGTGGAACTGCTCAACTCTAGGATCTGGTGCTTCTGTTTTTGGAAGCCATATGTTGAAAG TTGACAGTCGAGAATCTGCTTTTTTGTATGCTATCAGTTCAGCAGGGGTGACGCACGCCATCATTCGTTCCTGTAGCAGGGGAGAGATCCCGAACTGTCCCTGTGATCCCCTTCGTCGGGGTTTCGGCTTCGACCCCACTGTCGGTGGATATAGTTGGGGTGGATGTTCTCACATATCTGCAGGCGTTAAATTCGCTCGACAGTTCATAGATGCCCGAGAAGACAGAAGAAAAGATGCCCGGGCATTGATGAACTTCCACAACAACAGAGCAGGAAGAAAA GCAGTACAGAAGAAGACACGATTGCAGTGTAAGTGCCATGGCGTGAGTGGATCCTGTGCTTCCAGAACTTGCTGGTCGGCTCAGATGGAATTTCGCGAAGTTGGGAGACTATTGAAGAGAAAGTACGAAGGGGCTGTGCAAGTGACCATGAGCAACCAGATGGCTTTGGTGTCTGTCGATGGAACAAAACCCTACACTAAACTGGATCTAATATATTTTGAGCCATCACCAGATTTCTGCGCCATCAACAAGTCGTTGG GTACTCTGGGTACCGGTGGAAGAAGATGTGACCGAGATTCGAAAGGTGTTGAAGGGTGCGCCATTCTGTGTTGTGGCAAGGGTTACGACACTCGTAGAGAactttttgcagaaaaatgttCTTGCAAATTCAACTGGTGTTGCAAAGTGAAATGCAAAGTTTGCAGAGAATGGAAAGATGTATATACGTGCAAGCACagcatttga